A window of Acidobacteriota bacterium genomic DNA:
ACCAACCAATGGATGACGTTGCGCGGCAAATGGTGGCGGATTCCCGACAGCGTGGTGCTGCGGTTCGTGTTTGCCGGAACGGTGTTCTACTTCTTCACCTCGGTGGAAGGGACACTGCTGTCGCTGCCATCGGTGCAGCGGATCACCCACTTCACCAACGTCGTGGTCGGCCACAGCCACCTCGGGCTGCTGGGTTTTGCGGGCTTCATCGCCTGCGGCGCCGGCTACGGCGCGCTGCGGGAGATGTACGGCGAGATTTGGAGCGAACGGCTGGCATCTCTGCAGTACTGGCTGATGCTCATTGGGATGGTGGGCTTCACGATTGTGCTCGACGACGCCGGCTTCATACAGGGCAACGCCTGGCGCAACGGCGAGGTGGTCTACCGGGTACTGCCGGAGATCATGAACGACTACATCATGCGCGCCATGCTGGGCTGCTTCATCGTCGTCGGCGCCGCCATTCAGCTCTATAACTACTGGCGCACGGTGCAACTGCACAAAGAGCGCAGCGCGCAGGAGCTGGCGCTGGCCAGCGACTACATCGAGCCCGCCATGGAGGCCCGTTAGCAATGGCGACGCCACGCACAGTTGCGCTGGGTATTGCCATTATCGCCACCTGCACGTCGTCGGTGGTGCTGTTTCTGCCGGCGATCACCGCACCCATCCACGGCAGCGCCACTTACCGGCCGCGCACCCCGCTCGAGAACGCAGGCCGCAGCCTCTATGTCGCCAACGGCTGTATCGGCTGCCACTCCCAATACATTCGGCCTAGCGACTGGACGTATACACATATGCGGGTTTCGCAGGCGGGCGATTACATCGAGGACAGCCCCCATCTGCTGGGCTCGGAGCGCACCGGTCCTGACCTCGCGCAGGAGGGCGGCATGCACTCGGACGACTGGCATGTGGCGCATTTTACCGACCCGCGCTACACCCGGCCGGTTTCGATCATGCCCGATTTCGCCTTCTTGAACGATCAGCAGATGACCGAACTGATTGCCTTCATTCAGTCGCTGGGGGACAAGCTGGCCGATCAGCGCATGGCGCGGCAGCGCTACTGGAAGCAGAAACTCATCGCCGCCTACGCCAAGGGCGAAGACGACAACGTGCAGTACCTGAACGCGCACGTGCCGCCGCAATGGCGCGACATGCCCAATCCCTACCCACCGACGCCGGAGGAGCTGGCGCGCGGAGAATTTGTGTATCAGCAGGAGTGTATCTACTGCCATGGCGAGGTGGGCGACGGCAACGGACCGGCGGCGCGCTACTTGCACCCGAAGCCCTTCAACTTCACGCTGCTGAAGCGGCAGCCCTGGTCGGGCGGCCTGCTCTATTACCAGATCATGAACGGGATTACGGGCAGCGCAATGCCCTTCTTTAAGGACGACCTGGAGTCGGCCAAGATCTGGGCGGTGTCGAATTACATTGCCGTCGAATTCATCGGCGAGCATATTGACTCGAACGCGGCCGACAGCGGCATTGACGCGGCGCTGGAGCCGGCGCGCAAGCCCGGCCTGACCATGCCGCCGTATGAAGGCCCGATTCCGCTGCCGACCGGGGTAACGATCCAGAAGTTGTATCAGTGTTGCCCCCGCACCCAACCAAAGGAGCCGAAGACGCCGTGCTGCGGGTGAGCAGGAGCTGTCAGTTTTCAGTTTTCAGTCAGGCGGTTGCGCCCTAAGGCGCACCCGGGGCGTCCAGAACAGAACTGAGAACTGAAAACTGAGAACTGAGAACTTTCATGACCTTACATCTTTGGCTGATTCTTTTCATTCTGTCGATGGGCGGGAGCGCCGAGGTGCTGGCGTGGGCGGTGCAGAATGGGCAGTTCCGCGATCTCAAGCGCGGCAATGTGATGCCGCTGCGGGCGGCAGGCGCGACGGCCGTGCCGGCGCGGCCGCGGCTGTGGCGAAAGCTGGCGCTGTGGTTGATCTTTGGACTGTTCGCACTCTATTTTTCAGACTTCCTCGTACGCCTGCTGCATCTGGCCTATGCGTGAGGACGGCAACGCAGCAGAGCTGACGGGCATCCAGTCAGGCGATGGGCCAATTCAGCCATCTGATCATCATCCAGCGCGGTGCGTTTGCGGTGCTGCTGGGTTTTGCCCTGGCGAGTTTCGTGTGCCTGATTTTTCTGAGCGGACGCGGGGAGCACGGCCACTATGACGGCAAGGGGATCGAGCCGCTGCACGACTACGGCGGATGGCTCCAGGAAGGGAGTGGACGGGTTCCCATCTATTTGAAGATCTGGATTCTGGCCATCGTGGCCTGGGCGATCACGTTTACCGCGATTGTGATCCATCACGGGTACTGGTATTGAGCCATGGCGAAGAGACGGGATGACCGGCCCGCATACGACCAGGTGGGCCAAACCGCGGGAGAGTGGACGTTAATCCTTGGCCTGGGGTTGATGGCCATCGTCTGGGCGCTGATTGCCTTTGCCTCCATCGGGGGCGGCACGCGCATCAATGCCAACTACAACCTTTTGCGCACGACTCCGGCGGCGCAGGCGTACAACACCCTCCATGAATTTCAGAGGCCACGGCGATGAGCAGCAACATACCTCCCATCCCTCCCCATCCATCGGATAACCCCGACGCTTCCACTCTCGATATGCTGCGCGGGCTGTTCATCGAGGCCGCCGCCTATGGACGCGACCTCGTGCAACT
This region includes:
- a CDS encoding c-type cytochrome, with product MATPRTVALGIAIIATCTSSVVLFLPAITAPIHGSATYRPRTPLENAGRSLYVANGCIGCHSQYIRPSDWTYTHMRVSQAGDYIEDSPHLLGSERTGPDLAQEGGMHSDDWHVAHFTDPRYTRPVSIMPDFAFLNDQQMTELIAFIQSLGDKLADQRMARQRYWKQKLIAAYAKGEDDNVQYLNAHVPPQWRDMPNPYPPTPEELARGEFVYQQECIYCHGEVGDGNGPAARYLHPKPFNFTLLKRQPWSGGLLYYQIMNGITGSAMPFFKDDLESAKIWAVSNYIAVEFIGEHIDSNAADSGIDAALEPARKPGLTMPPYEGPIPLPTGVTIQKLYQCCPRTQPKEPKTPCCG